One window of Deltaproteobacteria bacterium genomic DNA carries:
- a CDS encoding phosphate ABC transporter ATP-binding protein has translation MAEVKIQVRDLSFFYGAFRALENINLDVITGEILGLMGPAKSGKTTFLRILNRMSDLIPDSRVTGTVLLDGDDILTPNYDIDLLRRRVGMVFAKPIPLPRSVYENLAFAPRLHFKKSRAEMDELVEWALKAAQLWDEIKDRLHDSALKLSGGQQQRLCLARTLAMEPEVILLDEPTSGLDPISTARIEETLSQLKKDYTIILVSNNTKQIARVADKVAFLLMSQLIEYGVTPQVFTVPQDKRTDDYITGRFG, from the coding sequence ATGGCTGAGGTAAAAATCCAGGTCCGAGACCTGTCATTTTTTTATGGAGCTTTTCGGGCCCTGGAGAACATCAATCTTGATGTAATCACGGGAGAAATTCTGGGCCTGATGGGGCCGGCCAAAAGCGGCAAAACCACCTTCTTGCGCATTCTCAACCGGATGTCGGATCTTATTCCCGACAGTCGAGTCACCGGCACCGTGCTTCTGGACGGGGATGATATCCTGACCCCGAATTATGATATTGACCTTCTGCGTCGGCGGGTGGGGATGGTCTTTGCCAAACCCATTCCCTTGCCGCGCTCGGTTTATGAAAATCTGGCTTTTGCGCCCCGGCTCCACTTCAAAAAGAGCAGGGCCGAAATGGACGAACTGGTGGAATGGGCCTTAAAGGCAGCCCAACTCTGGGATGAAATCAAAGATCGGTTGCATGACTCGGCCCTGAAGCTGTCCGGCGGCCAGCAGCAGCGTCTCTGTCTGGCCCGTACCCTGGCCATGGAGCCGGAAGTCATCCTGCTGGACGAACCGACCAGCGGCCTGGATCCAATCTCCACCGCCCGCATTGAGGAGACCTTGTCCCAACTAAAAAAAGACTATACTATTATCTTAGTCAGTAATAACACCAAACAAATCGCCCGGGTGGCCGACAAGGTCGCTTTTTTACTGATGAGCCAGTTGATCGAGTACGGCGTCACCCCGCAAGTTTTTACTGTGCCCCAGGACAAACGCACTGATGACTACATCACCGGGCGGTTTGGCTAA
- the pstA gene encoding phosphate ABC transporter permease PstA gives MRLDPLFTQRLIKSLLWSLTGLTIILLVFIIAFISVQGLPQVTLHFLLSDIQDMGRSGGIFPTIVTTAYLTLVALVVASPLGVATAIYLVEYTRESWVTKIIRFGAECLAGVPSIILGLFGFVLFVMKMKLGWSILSGGLSLSIMILPTIIRTSEEAVKAVPREYRQVCYSLGVTKWQTITRVVLPSALPGIMTGIVLSIGRSIGETAVVLFTAGASLRTPATLFDSGRSMAVHFYILAREGLSMPNAYGTAAILMISILLINITAYSLTQRFIGKYS, from the coding sequence ATGCGATTAGATCCATTATTTACCCAACGTTTGATCAAGAGCCTGCTCTGGAGCCTGACCGGCCTGACCATCATTTTATTGGTTTTTATTATTGCCTTTATCTCGGTGCAGGGGTTACCCCAGGTAACCCTGCATTTTTTGTTATCCGATATTCAGGACATGGGACGCTCTGGAGGCATCTTCCCCACCATCGTCACTACCGCTTATCTTACTCTGGTGGCTCTGGTGGTGGCCTCCCCCCTGGGAGTGGCGACCGCCATCTATCTGGTCGAATATACGCGGGAAAGTTGGGTAACCAAAATTATTCGTTTCGGAGCTGAATGCCTGGCCGGAGTGCCCTCCATTATTTTAGGGCTGTTTGGCTTTGTCCTGTTTGTAATGAAAATGAAATTGGGTTGGTCCATCCTTTCCGGCGGGCTGAGTCTGTCGATTATGATCCTGCCCACCATCATTCGTACCAGCGAAGAGGCAGTCAAGGCTGTTCCCCGGGAGTATCGCCAGGTGTGCTATTCTTTAGGGGTGACCAAGTGGCAGACCATTACCCGGGTGGTGTTACCCTCCGCCCTGCCCGGCATCATGACCGGGATTGTGCTGAGCATTGGCCGCTCCATTGGCGAAACCGCGGTGGTATTGTTTACCGCCGGGGCCTCCCTGCGGACTCCGGCCACGCTGTTTGACTCCGGCCGCAGTATGGCGGTGCATTTTTATATCCTGGCCCGGGAGGGACTTTCCATGCCCAACGCCTATGGCACTGCCGCCATTCTGATGATCTCCATTCTGCTGATCAATATCACCGCTTACAGTCTGACGCAACGTTTTATCGGCAAGTATTCCTAA
- the pstC gene encoding phosphate ABC transporter permease subunit PstC, whose translation MGKEKLIEKTLLLLALSAIGSLLLITIFIFLEGLPIILATGIKAFILGTHWAPTKGHFGIFAMIVSSIYVTLGALITGVPLGLACAIILAEFSPPALTRILKPTIELLAGIPSVVYGFLGVVLLVPLIRKFLGGPGLSLLAGALILGIMILPTVISISIDAISAVPIIYREGSIALGATEWQTVRRVVLPAARSGIITAVILGMGRAVGETMAVIMVAGNALKVPTSILDPVRTLTSNIALELGYAAGRHREALFATGIVLFIIIMILNTLATVITRRE comes from the coding sequence ATGGGAAAAGAAAAACTTATTGAAAAAACCTTGTTATTACTGGCCCTATCCGCCATCGGTTCTTTACTATTAATCACCATCTTCATCTTTCTGGAAGGTCTGCCCATCATCCTGGCCACCGGGATCAAGGCCTTCATCCTGGGAACGCATTGGGCGCCCACCAAGGGCCATTTTGGCATTTTTGCCATGATTGTCTCGTCTATTTACGTCACCCTGGGAGCCTTGATCACTGGCGTCCCGCTGGGTCTGGCCTGTGCCATTATCCTGGCTGAATTTTCGCCGCCGGCGCTGACCCGTATCCTAAAGCCGACCATTGAACTGCTGGCTGGGATTCCCTCTGTGGTCTATGGTTTTTTAGGGGTGGTGTTGTTGGTCCCCCTGATCCGCAAATTCCTGGGCGGACCAGGGCTGTCCTTGCTGGCCGGAGCGTTGATCCTGGGAATTATGATCCTGCCCACGGTAATCAGCATCTCCATCGACGCTATCAGCGCCGTGCCCATTATTTATCGAGAGGGTTCTATCGCCCTGGGGGCTACCGAGTGGCAGACCGTGCGCCGGGTGGTGTTGCCTGCCGCCCGCTCGGGAATTATCACCGCGGTGATTCTGGGGATGGGACGGGCCGTTGGCGAAACCATGGCAGTGATCATGGTGGCCGGCAATGCTCTCAAAGTACCGACCTCGATTTTGGATCCGGTCCGCACCCTCACCAGTAACATTGCCCTGGAACTGGGTTATGCCGCAGGCCGACATCGGGAGGCCCTGTTCGCCACCGGTATCGTCCTGTTTATCATTATTATGATTTTAAATACCTTGGCCACTGTCATTACTCGAAGGGAATGA
- a CDS encoding phosphate ABC transporter substrate-binding protein gives MRPHISSKDYCRVRSRWLVLIFTLSLALIIGCRSQTDQRHTLTIAGSTSVQPFAEKLAEIYMQEHPDLLINVQGGGSSAGILAVEQGAADIGTSSRDLTPEEKHLNDIAIAWDGIAIIVHPSCPLENLSLEKLRQIFTGQIQNWRQLGLEPHGIHAITREEGSGTRNAFEELVMGQAEITPAALVQDSNGSVREIVANDPYALGYISVGLVNDRVKALAIDGVKPSSINIKEKRYKLIRRFYFVTRDTPSRTAKNFIDYVLSRKGQLLLEVEGLVSVH, from the coding sequence ATGAGGCCGCACATTAGCTCAAAAGATTATTGCCGGGTGAGGTCCCGGTGGCTGGTGCTGATCTTCACCCTGAGCCTGGCACTCATAATCGGGTGTCGCAGTCAGACAGACCAACGCCACACCTTGACAATTGCCGGCTCCACCTCAGTGCAACCCTTTGCCGAAAAGCTGGCGGAAATCTACATGCAGGAGCATCCCGACCTGTTGATCAATGTGCAAGGCGGGGGCTCCAGCGCTGGCATCCTGGCCGTGGAGCAGGGCGCCGCCGACATCGGCACTTCTTCCCGGGACCTGACTCCGGAGGAAAAACACCTGAACGACATTGCTATTGCATGGGACGGGATTGCTATTATCGTACATCCCAGCTGTCCTCTGGAAAATCTTAGCCTGGAGAAACTGCGCCAGATTTTTACCGGCCAGATTCAGAATTGGCGCCAGTTGGGGTTAGAACCCCATGGTATCCACGCCATTACCCGCGAGGAGGGTTCCGGTACCCGCAATGCCTTTGAGGAACTGGTAATGGGTCAGGCGGAAATAACTCCGGCGGCCCTGGTCCAGGATTCGAATGGCTCGGTGCGGGAGATCGTGGCTAACGATCCCTATGCCTTAGGATATATTTCCGTCGGTCTGGTCAATGACCGGGTCAAGGCATTGGCTATTGACGGCGTCAAGCCTAGCTCAATCAACATCAAGGAAAAACGTTACAAACTGATCCGGCGTTTTTATTTTGTCACCCGGGACACTCCCAGCAGGACTGCCAAGAACTTCATCGACTACGTCTTGAGCCGTAAAGGTCAGCTCCTTTTAGAGGTCGAGGGTTTGGTATCAGTTCATTAA
- a CDS encoding ferredoxin — protein MSGIPYIVSEDCLACGACVDVCPEVFQLNESLGYAQVVHPDGAAAEKIQEAVDICPVHCILWDEDGD, from the coding sequence ATGTCGGGGATACCTTATATCGTCTCGGAAGATTGTCTGGCCTGTGGGGCTTGTGTGGATGTCTGCCCCGAAGTTTTTCAGCTCAATGAGTCTTTGGGTTATGCCCAGGTAGTGCACCCGGATGGTGCTGCGGCCGAAAAGATTCAAGAGGCCGTCGATATCTGTCCGGTACATTGTATCCTCTGGGATGAAGATGGTGATTAA
- a CDS encoding phosphoglucosamine mutase, translating to MRKLFGTDGIRGTANVYPMTAEVALRLGRALAYVIKNSQRRHRIVVGKDTRISGYILEYAITAGICSMGVDVLLLGPLPTPGIAFITHSMRADAGVVISASHNPYQDNGIKLFSGQGFKFPDELEARMETLMAGSEVENCCPTATEVGQAFRIDDARGRYIAYLKSTFPKELSLDGLKIVLDCAHGATYRVAPAVLEELGANLITIGVKPNGKNINHNCGSTHPEMISSLVKRNQADLGLALDGDGDRVIMVDHRGRLIDGDHLMAICAGSMLKAGTLHKKTVVTTVMSNMGLEVALKRMGGRLVRTMVGDRYVVETMIQMGCNLGGEQSGHLIFRDHSTTGDGILSALQLLTVMQREQKSLAELASVMEVYPQTLLNVRVREKRDLSEVPPVIQGIRAAEKALGGRGRLLIRYSGTEPLLRVMCEGEDSQEVETIAQEVAALIQTHLN from the coding sequence ATGAGGAAATTGTTCGGCACGGATGGTATCCGGGGCACCGCTAATGTTTACCCGATGACCGCCGAGGTGGCACTGCGGTTGGGGCGGGCTCTGGCTTATGTCATCAAGAATAGTCAGCGCCGGCATCGCATTGTGGTGGGCAAGGATACCCGCATCTCAGGGTACATCCTGGAATATGCCATCACCGCCGGCATATGTTCGATGGGGGTGGATGTCCTCTTGTTAGGGCCGCTGCCCACGCCCGGCATCGCCTTTATTACTCATTCCATGCGGGCCGATGCCGGGGTGGTTATCTCTGCTTCACATAATCCCTATCAGGATAACGGCATTAAATTATTTTCCGGCCAGGGGTTCAAATTTCCTGATGAACTGGAAGCCCGCATGGAAACTTTAATGGCCGGCTCAGAGGTTGAGAACTGTTGTCCGACCGCCACCGAGGTGGGACAGGCCTTTCGCATCGACGATGCCCGCGGTCGTTACATCGCCTATCTAAAAAGTACCTTTCCCAAGGAGCTGAGCCTGGATGGGTTAAAAATTGTCCTGGACTGCGCTCATGGTGCCACTTATCGGGTAGCCCCAGCGGTGCTGGAGGAACTAGGGGCCAACCTGATAACTATCGGGGTCAAACCGAATGGCAAAAATATCAATCATAACTGCGGCTCTACGCACCCGGAAATGATTAGTTCCCTGGTCAAGCGTAACCAGGCAGATCTGGGGCTGGCCCTGGATGGCGATGGCGATCGGGTAATCATGGTAGATCATCGAGGTCGGTTGATAGATGGTGATCACCTGATGGCGATTTGTGCGGGCAGCATGCTCAAGGCCGGCACTTTACACAAAAAAACGGTAGTGACCACGGTAATGAGTAACATGGGGTTGGAGGTGGCTCTCAAGCGGATGGGGGGGCGCCTGGTGCGCACCATGGTAGGGGACCGTTATGTCGTCGAGACCATGATCCAGATGGGCTGTAATTTGGGGGGCGAGCAGTCTGGGCATCTGATCTTTCGGGACCACAGCACCACCGGCGATGGCATCTTGAGCGCATTGCAATTATTAACCGTTATGCAACGGGAACAAAAATCCCTGGCAGAATTGGCCTCGGTCATGGAGGTTTATCCTCAGACCCTGCTTAACGTTCGGGTGCGGGAAAAAAGGGATTTGTCTGAAGTTCCGCCAGTAATCCAGGGGATTCGAGCCGCCGAAAAAGCCCTGGGAGGGCGCGGCCGCTTGCTGATTCGTTACTCCGGCACCGAACCTCTGTTACGGGTTATGTGCGAGGGAGAAGACTCCCAGGAAGTCGAGACCATCGCCCAGGAAGTGGCAGCATTAATTCAGACTCACTTAAATTAA
- a CDS encoding type III pantothenate kinase — protein MLIVIDVGNSNTVIGVYQNDRLVSDWRIRTEKDTTADEYGLLLRNLFQSRGLSLEPNTDLAISCVVPPMINTLEKFGQRYLGVKPLLIGPGIKTGMPIYYDNPKEVGADRIVNAVAAYEKVKGSVIIVDFGTATTFDVISNQGEYLGGVIAPGVTISCEALFHKASKLPRVEIFMKPRSIIAKDTISSMNAGIIYGFAGLVDGVVQRIKEALKQPVTVIATGGLADLIAPETQTVDRVDEFLTLEGLKIIYYRNRPRKED, from the coding sequence GTGCTCATCGTCATTGACGTGGGCAATTCCAACACAGTGATCGGGGTTTACCAGAATGACCGCCTGGTCAGTGATTGGCGCATCCGCACGGAAAAAGATACCACAGCTGACGAGTATGGATTACTGCTCAGGAATCTTTTTCAATCACGGGGCTTGTCTTTGGAGCCAAATACTGATTTGGCGATCTCCTGTGTCGTCCCGCCCATGATCAATACCTTGGAAAAATTCGGCCAGCGTTACCTGGGGGTCAAGCCCTTGTTAATCGGTCCTGGCATTAAAACCGGCATGCCAATTTACTATGATAATCCTAAGGAAGTCGGGGCTGATCGCATTGTCAATGCCGTGGCCGCTTATGAAAAGGTCAAGGGCAGCGTCATCATAGTTGATTTTGGCACTGCCACCACCTTTGATGTGATCTCCAACCAGGGGGAATATCTGGGTGGGGTCATCGCCCCGGGGGTGACCATTTCCTGCGAAGCCCTGTTTCATAAGGCCTCCAAACTGCCCCGGGTGGAGATTTTCATGAAACCGCGCAGCATTATTGCCAAGGATACCATCAGTAGCATGAATGCCGGCATCATTTACGGCTTTGCCGGGCTGGTGGACGGTGTAGTGCAGCGGATCAAGGAAGCCCTGAAGCAGCCGGTGACGGTTATCGCTACTGGCGGTCTGGCCGATCTGATTGCTCCTGAGACTCAGACGGTGGATCGGGTCGACGAGTTTCTAACCCTGGAAGGGCTGAAAATTATCTATTATCGGAACCGACCTCGAAAGGAGGACTAG
- a CDS encoding SagB/ThcOx family dehydrogenase, translating into MTDLGAGIGIRYLFETRYDRESLGESREHFARAPAFKEYPPDTQRVSLPIVADQFKADFWTVVRQRRSLRDYLDSPVSQAALAGLLWASQGVTLTFRNFAFRAVPSAGALYPVETYVAVHRVTGLNPGIWHFQVREFGLELVSPGDCRRELVAAGLNQSFLGTAAVVFIWSGILRRSLWKYRQRAIRYLFLDAGHICQSLHLAATALGLGCCPVGAFLDGEVERLLQIDGQEEVALYMAAIGRVNQ; encoded by the coding sequence ATGACCGACCTGGGCGCCGGCATTGGCATCCGCTATCTCTTTGAGACCCGTTATGATCGGGAAAGTCTGGGGGAGTCGCGGGAGCATTTCGCCCGGGCTCCGGCCTTTAAAGAGTATCCCCCGGATACCCAACGGGTGAGCCTGCCCATCGTAGCCGATCAATTTAAGGCCGATTTCTGGACTGTGGTCCGGCAGCGGCGCTCGCTCCGGGATTATCTGGATAGCCCTGTGAGTCAGGCCGCACTAGCCGGGTTATTGTGGGCCAGCCAGGGGGTCACTCTGACGTTTCGCAATTTTGCCTTTCGGGCCGTCCCATCTGCTGGAGCACTCTATCCAGTCGAGACCTATGTGGCCGTCCACCGGGTAACCGGCCTCAACCCTGGCATCTGGCACTTCCAGGTCCGGGAATTTGGCCTGGAACTGGTGAGCCCGGGAGATTGTCGCCGGGAACTGGTGGCCGCCGGGCTTAACCAGAGCTTTCTGGGTACTGCCGCGGTGGTCTTCATCTGGTCCGGTATTCTGCGGCGGTCGCTGTGGAAATATCGGCAGCGGGCCATTCGCTATCTCTTCCTGGATGCCGGCCATATCTGCCAAAGCTTGCACCTGGCGGCTACCGCGCTAGGGTTAGGGTGTTGTCCGGTGGGGGCCTTCTTGGATGGCGAGGTCGAGCGTCTGCTCCAGATCGACGGCCAGGAAGAAGTGGCACTGTATATGGCCGCAATAGGTCGGGTTAATCAGTAA
- a CDS encoding efflux RND transporter periplasmic adaptor subunit, whose product MKPNKKIVISVLGGLLLLGLAGSLLYRWWYALPEGLLVASGRIEGDEVVIAPKIAGKVILVNKDKGDPVEPGELLARLDSDQITAQLQRAQKEADYWQKQVEQAGIDLDYTERHVQASITESRARVGALAARVVEAEAIYVKNRLDYDRYRSLFSRQVVPKQRLDQVTSAYQASRASLQASRQELQLAQAQLQQARLLLKTVEMKRQAYEAVQASFAAARAAVQEAQANLHDTYIYSPSRGTILTKEVEPGEVVNPGTPLFTMVNMDKLFLKVYINEPDIGKIRLGQEARIYVDAFPDRAFKAQVSRVAQRAEFTPKYVETRAERVKLVFAVELLAKNPEGYLKPGMPGDGVIRVQEGVPWQRPR is encoded by the coding sequence ATGAAGCCCAATAAAAAGATCGTTATCAGCGTCCTCGGCGGCTTATTATTATTAGGGCTGGCCGGCTCTTTGCTCTACCGCTGGTGGTATGCCCTGCCCGAAGGCCTGCTGGTCGCCAGTGGCCGCATCGAGGGCGACGAGGTGGTGATTGCTCCTAAGATTGCCGGGAAAGTTATCCTGGTTAACAAAGATAAGGGCGATCCGGTTGAGCCCGGGGAATTGTTGGCCCGGCTGGACTCGGACCAGATAACCGCTCAATTGCAACGAGCCCAGAAGGAAGCTGATTATTGGCAGAAACAGGTAGAACAGGCCGGCATAGACCTGGATTACACTGAACGCCACGTGCAAGCCAGCATTACTGAAAGCCGTGCCCGTGTCGGGGCCTTAGCCGCGCGGGTCGTTGAAGCTGAGGCCATTTATGTGAAGAATCGTCTGGACTACGATCGTTACCGGTCGTTATTTTCCCGCCAAGTGGTACCCAAACAACGGTTGGATCAAGTAACCTCCGCCTACCAGGCTTCCAGGGCCAGTCTCCAGGCCAGTAGGCAAGAGTTGCAGCTGGCCCAGGCGCAATTGCAGCAGGCCCGCTTGTTGCTCAAGACGGTAGAAATGAAACGGCAAGCCTATGAGGCCGTCCAGGCCAGCTTCGCGGCCGCCCGGGCCGCGGTTCAGGAAGCCCAGGCCAATCTCCATGATACCTATATTTACAGCCCGTCGCGAGGGACAATCCTCACCAAGGAGGTAGAACCGGGAGAGGTGGTGAATCCCGGGACCCCGCTGTTTACCATGGTCAATATGGATAAACTCTTTCTCAAGGTCTATATCAACGAGCCGGATATCGGTAAGATCCGGTTGGGTCAGGAGGCCCGCATTTATGTTGATGCCTTTCCCGACCGGGCCTTCAAGGCTCAGGTCTCCCGGGTGGCCCAGCGGGCCGAGTTTACCCCGAAATATGTCGAAACCCGCGCTGAGCGAGTCAAACTGGTGTTTGCCGTGGAACTCCTGGCGAAAAACCCGGAAGGCTATCTTAAGCCGGGGATGCCGGGTGACGGGGTAATTCGGGTCCAGGAGGGGGTACCTTGGCAACGGCCGCGGTGA
- a CDS encoding ABC transporter ATP-binding protein: MSADPKVIEVQNLSKSYRRQPAVQGVSFSIERGEVFGLLGPDGAGKSSIIEMLTGVLSKTEGKATVNGVDVFANPEAVKPHIGYMPQGLGLNLYDTLSVDENIDFFGDLREVPTPTFERNKAELLQITRLERFRDRPAAQLSGGMRQKLALCCTLIHLPELIFLDEPTTGVDPISRREFWMIINRLVVEQGTTVLMTTSYLDEAERCHRVAFMYQGHIIAQGTPADLQAQAGTDAQGRPRSLEEVFIRALEQETGESAPLVMMAPGAVAPPAIETAAPAIAVEALTKKFGEFVAVNQVSFEVRQGEIFGFLGPNGAGKTTVIKMLTGIVPPTSGQASIGGLDLRSARQQIKSQLGYMSQKFSLYRDLTVLENLRLYGGIYGMAAADLESRIPEILAMADLQGREDQMAAGLPLGIRQRLALGSAILHRPRIVFLDEPTSGVDPLARRKFWQIIHQLAAAGVTIVVSTHYMDEAQHCQRLALMHQGHLVAVGTPDELRVQAEAATGRILDICTPTFREAFLLLQKHFPQAILHGSQVHIPTLHPAPDREQIQQLLAQARLPLDQILEIPLSMEDTFIYFIEAAELEKANAS; this comes from the coding sequence GTGAGTGCCGACCCCAAGGTTATCGAAGTCCAGAACCTATCTAAATCCTATCGCCGGCAGCCTGCCGTCCAGGGAGTGTCTTTTTCGATTGAACGGGGAGAGGTTTTCGGTCTGTTAGGGCCCGATGGGGCAGGTAAATCCAGTATTATCGAGATGTTAACCGGAGTGCTGAGCAAGACCGAAGGAAAGGCCACGGTCAACGGCGTTGATGTCTTTGCCAACCCGGAAGCGGTCAAGCCCCATATCGGTTACATGCCCCAGGGCCTGGGGCTCAACCTCTACGACACCCTGTCAGTTGATGAAAATATTGATTTTTTCGGCGATCTGCGGGAGGTGCCAACCCCGACCTTTGAACGCAATAAGGCCGAGTTGTTGCAGATCACCCGCCTGGAACGCTTTCGGGATCGGCCCGCGGCCCAACTCTCGGGCGGCATGCGGCAAAAACTGGCCCTCTGCTGTACCTTAATTCATCTGCCGGAGCTGATCTTTTTAGATGAACCGACTACCGGGGTGGACCCGATTTCCCGCCGGGAATTCTGGATGATCATCAACCGGCTGGTGGTGGAGCAGGGGACCACGGTGCTCATGACCACTTCTTATTTGGATGAGGCCGAACGTTGCCATCGGGTGGCTTTTATGTACCAGGGGCATATAATTGCTCAGGGAACTCCGGCCGACCTCCAGGCTCAGGCCGGCACTGATGCCCAGGGACGGCCCCGGAGTCTGGAGGAGGTGTTCATCCGGGCTTTAGAACAGGAGACCGGGGAATCGGCTCCACTGGTGATGATGGCTCCAGGCGCGGTGGCGCCGCCGGCCATTGAAACCGCGGCCCCGGCCATCGCCGTCGAAGCCCTTACCAAGAAATTCGGCGAATTCGTGGCGGTGAATCAGGTCAGTTTTGAGGTGCGGCAAGGGGAAATCTTCGGGTTCCTGGGGCCCAATGGGGCCGGTAAAACCACGGTGATCAAGATGCTTACCGGCATTGTGCCTCCTACCAGCGGCCAGGCCTCCATTGGCGGCCTTGACCTCCGCTCCGCCCGTCAGCAGATCAAGTCTCAATTGGGCTATATGTCGCAGAAATTTTCCCTTTATCGGGATCTGACCGTGCTGGAAAACCTCCGGCTCTATGGCGGAATATATGGGATGGCCGCGGCTGATTTAGAAAGCCGCATTCCAGAGATTCTGGCCATGGCCGATCTACAGGGCCGGGAAGACCAGATGGCTGCCGGGCTTCCCCTGGGGATCCGGCAGCGACTGGCCCTCGGTAGCGCCATTCTACACCGTCCCCGGATTGTCTTTCTGGATGAACCGACCTCGGGAGTGGATCCCCTTGCCCGGCGCAAGTTCTGGCAGATCATTCACCAGTTGGCGGCCGCCGGAGTGACTATCGTGGTCTCGACCCATTATATGGATGAAGCCCAACACTGTCAGCGGCTGGCCTTGATGCACCAGGGCCACCTGGTGGCGGTGGGGACCCCGGATGAACTTCGGGTCCAGGCCGAAGCGGCTACCGGCCGCATCCTGGACATCTGCACTCCGACCTTCCGCGAGGCCTTCCTCCTGCTCCAAAAGCATTTCCCCCAGGCCATCCTGCACGGCAGCCAGGTCCATATTCCCACCCTGCACCCGGCCCCGGACCGGGAGCAGATCCAGCAACTGCTGGCCCAGGCCCGGTTACCGCTCGATCAGATCCTGGAAATCCCGCTGTCCATGGAAGATACCTTTATATATTTCATCGAGGCCGCTGAACTGGAGAAGGCTAATGCGTCTTAA
- a CDS encoding ABC transporter permease translates to MRLNRRLQSVVRKEAREIYRDKLYLAMAFVVPVFLKILFGYGLTLDVKNIPTAVLDWNRSPASREYVDRVGRSRYFTLERYLLDYGPIYQGLLKGRLRLGLIIPPDFDRTLALGQETEVQALIDGSFPDRALTSRSYLEAINLEFNQELARRWQSSTGSMPPWIEVDTRAWFNSDLESKNFIVPGLMVTTLFFYPALLASIAIVREKESGSIFNIYCSPIRRWEYVIGKLLPYLGIGLINYVMIFLLSDYLFDVPFRGSFVFLTLAAVIYTGVSTAWGLLMSILFRTQVAAMLITMVTTMIPAFIYSGFFIAVNSMGPEAQFMAYILPATYFMELVRGVYLKGLGIQVYWSNLLILMMFLIIFLGLGIHRLKKRVG, encoded by the coding sequence ATGCGTCTTAATCGCCGCCTCCAGAGTGTGGTCCGGAAAGAAGCCAGGGAAATCTACCGGGATAAACTTTATCTGGCCATGGCTTTCGTGGTGCCGGTGTTTTTGAAGATCCTGTTCGGTTACGGGTTGACCCTGGATGTTAAAAATATCCCCACCGCGGTGCTCGATTGGAACCGTTCTCCAGCATCACGCGAATACGTTGATCGGGTCGGGCGGTCGCGCTATTTTACCCTGGAACGCTATCTTCTCGACTACGGCCCTATTTACCAGGGATTGCTAAAAGGGCGGCTCCGTCTGGGGCTGATTATTCCTCCGGATTTTGACCGCACCCTGGCCCTGGGCCAGGAAACCGAAGTGCAGGCCCTGATTGACGGGTCTTTCCCGGACCGGGCCCTGACCAGTCGCAGTTACTTGGAGGCGATCAATCTGGAGTTCAATCAGGAGTTAGCCCGGCGGTGGCAGTCATCAACGGGCTCTATGCCTCCTTGGATTGAGGTGGATACCCGGGCCTGGTTCAACTCCGATCTGGAGAGCAAAAATTTCATTGTCCCCGGCCTGATGGTCACCACCCTCTTTTTCTATCCCGCCCTGTTAGCGTCGATTGCCATTGTGCGGGAAAAAGAGTCCGGCTCGATTTTCAACATTTACTGTTCCCCGATCCGGCGGTGGGAATATGTGATCGGCAAGCTCCTGCCGTATTTGGGGATTGGGTTGATTAATTATGTGATGATCTTCCTGCTCTCCGATTATCTGTTTGACGTTCCTTTTCGCGGCAGCTTTGTCTTTCTGACCTTGGCGGCGGTAATTTATACCGGGGTTTCCACCGCCTGGGGGCTGCTGATGTCCATTCTGTTCCGCACCCAGGTGGCGGCCATGCTGATCACCATGGTAACCACTATGATCCCCGCCTTCATTTATTCCGGCTTTTTTATCGCGGTTAACAGCATGGGGCCGGAAGCCCAGTTCATGGCCTATATTTTGCCGGCCACGTACTTTATGGAGCTGGTTCGGGGGGTTTACCTTAAAGGTCTGGGGATTCAGGTTTATTGGAGTAACCTGTTGATTCTGATGATGTTTTTAATAATTTTTCTTGGTCTTGGCATTCACAGATTGAAGAAGCGGGTGGGATGA